A portion of the Hoplias malabaricus isolate fHopMal1 chromosome 1, fHopMal1.hap1, whole genome shotgun sequence genome contains these proteins:
- the LOC136705548 gene encoding NADPH oxidase 4 isoform X3: MSPVLRSWVVNEAGKHCVLVIWFSVSVWLFWRTFFLYSTGPQYFYLHQMLGVRSRKFRRLLDKSKTFHVACGVTICVFSVVHVSAHLVNAVSFSVQFTDDFPALNIAQHRGQDPRVLILTTVPGVTGVLLVLILFLMFTASSYCIRVCNYEIFWYTHNLFILFYIILMLHVLGGAIKFQTNIEAHPPGCIRANQTNTTSHSWSNQQQDEDTEVESKQASQTVCREEAQFQPNFPEAWLWVLAPLCLYCAERVYRYIRGSAPVTIVSVVRHPCDVIEVRMLKSGFKARPGQYVLLNCQSVSSFENHAFTLTTCPTQNKETFGIHIRVLGDWTECFSELLFPEVEHSEILPMMHQRRYPKVYVDGPFGSPSEEVFNYEVSVCVAGGIGVTPFACILHTLLDGWSQYKLRRLYFVWVCRELQCFYWFAELLCGLHHKLWEENRPDYLNIRLYLTNTHQLGNLTEDRFRPLSSRLVIGRPKWKPLFQEIGKSNQHKKVGVFCCGPKGVSRELHTLCNTFRTSGTVFEFNKESFS, encoded by the exons atgaGTCCTGTGCTGAGGAGTTGGGTTGTGAACGAAGCAGGAAAACACTGTGTACTG gtgatATGGTTCTCTGTCAGTGTGTGGTTGTTCTGGAGAACGTTCTTTCTGTACTCCACTGGACCTCAGTACTTTTACCTGCACCAGATGCTTGGG gtGAGAAGTAGAAAGTTCCGGCGGCTGTTGGATAAAAGTAAAACCttccatgtggcctgtggagtcaccatctgtgtgttttcag TGGTTCATGTCAGCGCTCACCTGGTGAACGCTGTAAGTTTTTCTGTCCAATTCACAGACGACTTCCCAGCTCTGAATATAGCACAACACCGGggacag GATCCTCGTGTCCTCATCTTGACCACAG TTCCAGGGGTCACGGGAGTCTTACTGGTCCTCATTCTGTTCCTGATGTTTACGGCTTCTTCCTACTGTATTCG CGTGTGTAATTATGAGATTTTCTGGTACACACACAACCTCTTCATCCTCTTCTACATCATTCTCATGCTGCATGTGCTCGG AGGGGCTATAAAGTTTCAGACCAATATTGAAGCCCACCCACCTGGCTGCATACGAGCCAATCAGACCAACACAACCTCGCACTCCTGGTCCAATCAGCAGCAAGATGAAGACACAGAGGTTGAGTCAAAGCAAGCCTCTCAGACAGTGTGCAGAGAGGAGGCTCAGTTTCAGCCTAATTTCCCTGAG gCGTGGTTGTGGGTGTTAGCTCCTCTGTGCTTGTACTGTGCTGAGCGAGTGTATCGCTACATCCGAGGCAGCGCCCCCGTTACCATAGTCAGCGTCGTCAGACACCCCTGTGATGTCATCGAAGTGCGTATGCTAAAGAGTGGCTTTAAGGCCCGCCCTGGACAG tatGTCCTGCTGAACTGCCAGAGTGTATCGTCGTTTGAGAACCATGCGTTCACTCTTACcacg tgtcccACGCAGAACAAAGAAACATTTGGTATTCATATTAGAGTTCTCGGAGACTGGACTG AGTGTTTCTCTGAGTTGCTGTTTCCTGAGGTGGAACATTCTGAGATCCTTCCCATGATGCACCAACGCAGATACCcgaa GGTGTATGTGGACGGTCCGTTTGGAAGCCCCTCAGAGGAAGTGTTTAATTACgaagtgagtgtatgtgtcgcGGGAGGAATCGGAGTCACGCCATTCGCCTGCATCTTGCACACACTTCT AGATGGATGGAGTCAGTATAAACTGAGGAGGCTctactttgtttgggtttgtaGAGAACTGCAGTGTTTTTACTGGTTTGCTGAACTTCTGTGTGGCCTCCATCAcaag CTGTGGGAGGAGAATCGTCCAGACTATCTGAATATTCGTCTCtacctcacaaacacacaccaactgGGG AACCTGACGGAAGATCGGTTCCGCCCCCTGAGCTCTCGGCTTGTGATTGGTCGACCCAAATGGAAGCCTCTTTTTCAGGAGATTGGAAA
- the LOC136705548 gene encoding NADPH oxidase 4 isoform X1: MSPVLRSWVVNEAGKHCVLVIWFSVSVWLFWRTFFLYSTGPQYFYLHQMLGLGLCVSRASASVLNLNCSLVLLPMCRSVLTALRGTHTVRSRKFRRLLDKSKTFHVACGVTICVFSVVHVSAHLVNAVSFSVQFTDDFPALNIAQHRGQDPRVLILTTVPGVTGVLLVLILFLMFTASSYCIRVCNYEIFWYTHNLFILFYIILMLHVLGGAIKFQTNIEAHPPGCIRANQTNTTSHSWSNQQQDEDTEVESKQASQTVCREEAQFQPNFPEAWLWVLAPLCLYCAERVYRYIRGSAPVTIVSVVRHPCDVIEVRMLKSGFKARPGQYVLLNCQSVSSFENHAFTLTTCPTQNKETFGIHIRVLGDWTECFSELLFPEVEHSEILPMMHQRRYPKVYVDGPFGSPSEEVFNYEVSVCVAGGIGVTPFACILHTLLDGWSQYKLRRLYFVWVCRELQCFYWFAELLCGLHHKLWEENRPDYLNIRLYLTNTHQLGNLTEDRFRPLSSRLVIGRPKWKPLFQEIGKSNQHKKVGVFCCGPKGVSRELHTLCNTFRTSGTVFEFNKESFS; encoded by the exons atgaGTCCTGTGCTGAGGAGTTGGGTTGTGAACGAAGCAGGAAAACACTGTGTACTG gtgatATGGTTCTCTGTCAGTGTGTGGTTGTTCTGGAGAACGTTCTTTCTGTACTCCACTGGACCTCAGTACTTTTACCTGCACCAGATGCTTGGG ttgggCTTGTGTGTCAGCAGAGCCTCTGCGTCGGTTCTGAATCtgaactgttctctggttttgTTGCCGATGTGTCGATCAGTCCTCACTGCTCTCAGAGGAACACACACG gtGAGAAGTAGAAAGTTCCGGCGGCTGTTGGATAAAAGTAAAACCttccatgtggcctgtggagtcaccatctgtgtgttttcag TGGTTCATGTCAGCGCTCACCTGGTGAACGCTGTAAGTTTTTCTGTCCAATTCACAGACGACTTCCCAGCTCTGAATATAGCACAACACCGGggacag GATCCTCGTGTCCTCATCTTGACCACAG TTCCAGGGGTCACGGGAGTCTTACTGGTCCTCATTCTGTTCCTGATGTTTACGGCTTCTTCCTACTGTATTCG CGTGTGTAATTATGAGATTTTCTGGTACACACACAACCTCTTCATCCTCTTCTACATCATTCTCATGCTGCATGTGCTCGG AGGGGCTATAAAGTTTCAGACCAATATTGAAGCCCACCCACCTGGCTGCATACGAGCCAATCAGACCAACACAACCTCGCACTCCTGGTCCAATCAGCAGCAAGATGAAGACACAGAGGTTGAGTCAAAGCAAGCCTCTCAGACAGTGTGCAGAGAGGAGGCTCAGTTTCAGCCTAATTTCCCTGAG gCGTGGTTGTGGGTGTTAGCTCCTCTGTGCTTGTACTGTGCTGAGCGAGTGTATCGCTACATCCGAGGCAGCGCCCCCGTTACCATAGTCAGCGTCGTCAGACACCCCTGTGATGTCATCGAAGTGCGTATGCTAAAGAGTGGCTTTAAGGCCCGCCCTGGACAG tatGTCCTGCTGAACTGCCAGAGTGTATCGTCGTTTGAGAACCATGCGTTCACTCTTACcacg tgtcccACGCAGAACAAAGAAACATTTGGTATTCATATTAGAGTTCTCGGAGACTGGACTG AGTGTTTCTCTGAGTTGCTGTTTCCTGAGGTGGAACATTCTGAGATCCTTCCCATGATGCACCAACGCAGATACCcgaa GGTGTATGTGGACGGTCCGTTTGGAAGCCCCTCAGAGGAAGTGTTTAATTACgaagtgagtgtatgtgtcgcGGGAGGAATCGGAGTCACGCCATTCGCCTGCATCTTGCACACACTTCT AGATGGATGGAGTCAGTATAAACTGAGGAGGCTctactttgtttgggtttgtaGAGAACTGCAGTGTTTTTACTGGTTTGCTGAACTTCTGTGTGGCCTCCATCAcaag CTGTGGGAGGAGAATCGTCCAGACTATCTGAATATTCGTCTCtacctcacaaacacacaccaactgGGG AACCTGACGGAAGATCGGTTCCGCCCCCTGAGCTCTCGGCTTGTGATTGGTCGACCCAAATGGAAGCCTCTTTTTCAGGAGATTGGAAA
- the LOC136705548 gene encoding NADPH oxidase 4 isoform X2, which translates to MSPVLRSWVVNEAGKHCVLVIWFSVSVWLFWRTFFLYSTGPQYFYLHQMLGLGLCVSRASASVLNLNCSLVLLPMCRSVLTALRGTHTVRSRKFRRLLDKSKTFHVACGVTICVFSVVHVSAHLVNAVSFSVQFTDDFPALNIAQHRGQDPRVLILTTGVTGVLLVLILFLMFTASSYCIRVCNYEIFWYTHNLFILFYIILMLHVLGGAIKFQTNIEAHPPGCIRANQTNTTSHSWSNQQQDEDTEVESKQASQTVCREEAQFQPNFPEAWLWVLAPLCLYCAERVYRYIRGSAPVTIVSVVRHPCDVIEVRMLKSGFKARPGQYVLLNCQSVSSFENHAFTLTTCPTQNKETFGIHIRVLGDWTECFSELLFPEVEHSEILPMMHQRRYPKVYVDGPFGSPSEEVFNYEVSVCVAGGIGVTPFACILHTLLDGWSQYKLRRLYFVWVCRELQCFYWFAELLCGLHHKLWEENRPDYLNIRLYLTNTHQLGNLTEDRFRPLSSRLVIGRPKWKPLFQEIGKSNQHKKVGVFCCGPKGVSRELHTLCNTFRTSGTVFEFNKESFS; encoded by the exons atgaGTCCTGTGCTGAGGAGTTGGGTTGTGAACGAAGCAGGAAAACACTGTGTACTG gtgatATGGTTCTCTGTCAGTGTGTGGTTGTTCTGGAGAACGTTCTTTCTGTACTCCACTGGACCTCAGTACTTTTACCTGCACCAGATGCTTGGG ttgggCTTGTGTGTCAGCAGAGCCTCTGCGTCGGTTCTGAATCtgaactgttctctggttttgTTGCCGATGTGTCGATCAGTCCTCACTGCTCTCAGAGGAACACACACG gtGAGAAGTAGAAAGTTCCGGCGGCTGTTGGATAAAAGTAAAACCttccatgtggcctgtggagtcaccatctgtgtgttttcag TGGTTCATGTCAGCGCTCACCTGGTGAACGCTGTAAGTTTTTCTGTCCAATTCACAGACGACTTCCCAGCTCTGAATATAGCACAACACCGGggacag GATCCTCGTGTCCTCATCTTGACCACAG GGGTCACGGGAGTCTTACTGGTCCTCATTCTGTTCCTGATGTTTACGGCTTCTTCCTACTGTATTCG CGTGTGTAATTATGAGATTTTCTGGTACACACACAACCTCTTCATCCTCTTCTACATCATTCTCATGCTGCATGTGCTCGG AGGGGCTATAAAGTTTCAGACCAATATTGAAGCCCACCCACCTGGCTGCATACGAGCCAATCAGACCAACACAACCTCGCACTCCTGGTCCAATCAGCAGCAAGATGAAGACACAGAGGTTGAGTCAAAGCAAGCCTCTCAGACAGTGTGCAGAGAGGAGGCTCAGTTTCAGCCTAATTTCCCTGAG gCGTGGTTGTGGGTGTTAGCTCCTCTGTGCTTGTACTGTGCTGAGCGAGTGTATCGCTACATCCGAGGCAGCGCCCCCGTTACCATAGTCAGCGTCGTCAGACACCCCTGTGATGTCATCGAAGTGCGTATGCTAAAGAGTGGCTTTAAGGCCCGCCCTGGACAG tatGTCCTGCTGAACTGCCAGAGTGTATCGTCGTTTGAGAACCATGCGTTCACTCTTACcacg tgtcccACGCAGAACAAAGAAACATTTGGTATTCATATTAGAGTTCTCGGAGACTGGACTG AGTGTTTCTCTGAGTTGCTGTTTCCTGAGGTGGAACATTCTGAGATCCTTCCCATGATGCACCAACGCAGATACCcgaa GGTGTATGTGGACGGTCCGTTTGGAAGCCCCTCAGAGGAAGTGTTTAATTACgaagtgagtgtatgtgtcgcGGGAGGAATCGGAGTCACGCCATTCGCCTGCATCTTGCACACACTTCT AGATGGATGGAGTCAGTATAAACTGAGGAGGCTctactttgtttgggtttgtaGAGAACTGCAGTGTTTTTACTGGTTTGCTGAACTTCTGTGTGGCCTCCATCAcaag CTGTGGGAGGAGAATCGTCCAGACTATCTGAATATTCGTCTCtacctcacaaacacacaccaactgGGG AACCTGACGGAAGATCGGTTCCGCCCCCTGAGCTCTCGGCTTGTGATTGGTCGACCCAAATGGAAGCCTCTTTTTCAGGAGATTGGAAA
- the naalad2 gene encoding N-acetylated-alpha-linked acidic dipeptidase 2, with protein sequence MGYESPLKRLLKWIIVLTLFFFIGFIIGWFAKPVPKDHEESDPHRNLQQQLLEEIQAENIRQHLRKLTRLPHLAGTEQNLRLAEQIRDEWLSYGLDSAELQWYDVLLSYPNRTRGNYISIVDQHGDEVFNSSLFEPVPVGYENVSDIVPPYNAYSPAGQPEGDLVYVNYGRAEDFLKLEKEMKINVTDKIALIRYGKIFRGNKVKNAMLAGCKGIVLYSDPEDYCAEGVEPFPQGWNLPGGGAQRGNILNLNGAGDPLTPGYPAKEYTYRLSPEEGVGLPKIPVHPIGYHDAYHLLSKMGGALPPPDWKGALNVSYRIGPGFTEEFGQQKVRMNVYNYNQVTRIYNVIGKLRGAQEPDRYVILGGHRDAWVFGGIDPVSGAALVHETVRAAGTLRKTGWRPRRTVIFASWDAEEFGLLGSTEWAEENAVMLQERAVAYINADSGIEGMYTLRVDCTPSLHTLVYDITKQVMSPEEGEESMSLYESWHKRDNWTNIRDAPRISKLGSGSDFEAYFLRLGITSGRARYTKNRRTEHYSSYPVYHSVYETFELVDQFYDPSFRRLEAVGRVRAGLVFQLANALILPLDFKEYALALTQYAHTIQELALRHPDAMQQYSVSFDALFSAVDNFTKAAADFHTLLDKLDKKNVLAVRMFNDQLMYLERAFIDPLGLPGRPFYRHVVFAPSSNNKYAGEPFPGVYDALFNIENAADPKRSWTEVKRQISVATATVNSAASTLRPPA encoded by the exons atGGGTTATGAGAGCCCTCTCAAGCGCTTATTAAAGTGGATCATAGTCCTAACACTGTTCTTCTTCATCGGATTCATCATCG GCTGGTTTGCGAAACCTGTTCCTAAAGACCATGAGgagtcagatcctcacagaaacctACAGCAGCAGCTTCTGGAAGAAATACAGGCTGAAAACATCAGACAACATCTCag GAAGCTGACCCGTTTGCCGCACCTGGCCGGAACAGAGCAGAACCTACGTCTGGCGGAGCAGATTCGGGACGAGTGGCTGAGCTATGGACTGGACTCGGCCGAACTCCAGTGGTACGACGTCCTGCTCTCGTACCCAAACAGAACCAGGGGAAATTACATCAGCATAGTGGACCAGCATGGTGACGAG gtgtttaACTCCTCCCTCTTTGAGCCGGTTCCTGTTGGATATGAGAACGTCAGTGACATTGTTCCACCGTACAATGCATACTCACCAGCGGGACAACCAGAg gggGATCtggtttatgtaaattatggcAGAGCTGAAGATTTTTTGAAGCTTGAAAAAGAGATGAAAATCAACGTGACGGATAAAATTGCTCTCATCAGATACGGAAAAATTTTCAGAGGAAACAAG gtgaAGAATGCCATGTTGGCAGGGTGTAAAGGTATCGTGCTCTACTCAGACCCGGAGGACTACTGTGCTGAAGGTGTGGAACCCTTCCCTCAGGGGTGGAACCTTCCCGGGGGTGGAGCTCAGAGGGGGAACATTCTGAACCTGAATGGTGCCGGAGACCCCCTCACTCCGGGGTACCCTGCTAAAG aatacaCCTACAGACTGAGTCCTGAGGAGGGGGTGGGGCTTCCCAAAATTCCAGTACATCCTATTGGATATCATGACGCTTATCACCTGCTGAG TAAAATGGGCGGAGCTTTGCCACCTCCTGATTGGAAGGGAGCTCTGAACGTGTCGTATCGGATCGGACCCGGATTCACAGAGGAATTTGGACAGCA GAAAGTGCGGATGAATGTTTATAACTATAACCAGGTCACTCGCATCTACAACGTCATTGGAAAGCTCAGAGGGGCTCAGGaaccag ACAGGTATGTGATTCTGGGGGGTCATCGTGATGCTTGGGTTTTCGGGGGGATCGACCCGGTGTCTGGAGCGGCGCTGGTCCACGAAACTGTCCGAGCTGCAGGAACCCTCAGAAAAACAG gTTGGCGTCCTAGGAGAACAGTGATTTTTGCCAGTTGGGACGCGGAGGAGTTCGGCCTCCTGGGATCAACAGAATGGGCTGAG gagaatGCAGTAATGCTTCAGGAGAGAGCCGTAGCTTACATTAACGCAGACTCCGGCATCGAGG gcaTGTACACACTGAGGGTGGACTGCACTCCTTCTCTACACACATtggtttatgacatcacaaaacag gTGATGAGCCCAGAGGAAGGTGAAGAAAGTATGAGTTTATATGAGAGCTGGCATAAACGAGACAACTGGACAAACATTAGGGACGCCCCACG gatcAGTAAACTTGGCTCTGGGAGTGATTTTGAAGCGTATTTCCTCAGACTGGGGATAACGTCTGGTCGAGCCAGGTACACCAaaaacagg aggaCGGAGCACTATAGCAGTTACCCCGTGTACCACAGTGTGTATGAGACCTTTGAGCTGGTGGACCAGTTTTACGATCCCTCGTTCCGCAGACTGGAGGCAGTGGGACGAGTGAGGGCGGGGCTTGTGTTCCAACTGGCCAATGCCCTCATCCTGCCACTGGACTTTAAGGAATACGCCCTGGCTCTCACTCAGTATGCACACACCATCCAAGAACTGGCCCTCAGACACCCCGACGCCATGCAGCAGTACTCTGTCTCCTTCG ATGCACTTTTTTCAgcagtggacaatttcacaaaaGCAGCGGCAGATTTCCACACACTGCTTGATAAACTGGACAAGAAAAA tgtACTGGCTGTGAGGATGTTTAATGATCAGTTGATGTATTTGGAGCGAGCATTTATTGACCCTCTGGGGCTTCCGGGACGACCTTTCTACAG acacGTGGTCTTTGCTCCGAGCAGTAATAATAAATACGCTGGAGAGCCCTTCCCGGGGGTGTATGATGCTCTTTTTAACATCGAGAACGCAGCTGATCCAAAGAGATCCTGGACCGAAGTCAAGCGGCAGATCAGCGTCGCCACAGCCACCGTCAA